One part of the Lachnospiraceae bacterium JLR.KK002 genome encodes these proteins:
- a CDS encoding SpoIID/LytB domain-containing protein, producing MEKRYSVNKKSLRKAALAVVILMLAIIFIRFAVGEKVIPEYSSEYVAMAELPSQLSFTYYEEAEWKDKIKEINGGKNLNGKLTFGKLEKLLEQLSVQEYVTCPKGFFWKQVSRSEWNGVYEQILDLLDTEGRVSAKNLVFLMDEKEEQNEDGSSRRLTQKGYYEVAEGINYFHAYDMYQVYVMGNRMIGISSECKGPLMLKNVFVHTSGEEKAELLFEHQKISLDIAGLTENITNTICDLEWTDGRVTSIYKKEDLISGKVLSFNEEQIEISGYGTLEHNGALKIYKTYGTVEELDESKLVIGNLKADFVVADKQVCGIILKEPASIEIVRVLLLNEEGTPYHEDPVFVTDAGGTLTIGDRTQPIESGQPVKAAEFFEKDSDYLKIALENENGRIYFSDASGTHTSLGYQGTMEIRKYPEGYGTVNELSLEQYLYGVVPSEMPSSYEREALCVQAVCARSYACIQLMKGDYAALGAHVDDSTSYQVYNKQEGNEQTKLAVDDTVGEVIKYQGEIAEAYFFSTSCGHTGNMGLWNTEEGGKYGYLQGISLLTDDSEPGLEGEENFAEFIKSSEVNAYDKDSPYFRWQAEVFLSKSAEAINKAVAERAQASPGNVQILKQDGSEGTVAELPGFGGVKELSVAERGAGGGIRTLCVSYEKGTVNLLTEYNIRCVLGAAAVNLKNQAGETLDMQLLPSAYCTLTPVQDGYVLYGGGYGHGIGMSQNGANGMAKEGMSYIEILMKFYQNITIENIYNEE from the coding sequence ATGGAAAAGAGATATTCTGTAAATAAAAAAAGTCTCAGGAAAGCGGCTCTGGCGGTGGTAATTCTGATGCTGGCAATTATTTTTATCCGGTTTGCTGTGGGTGAAAAAGTGATTCCGGAATACAGCAGCGAATATGTGGCAATGGCGGAACTGCCTTCCCAGTTGAGTTTTACATATTATGAAGAAGCAGAATGGAAGGATAAAATAAAAGAAATAAACGGGGGAAAGAACCTGAATGGGAAGCTCACTTTCGGAAAGCTGGAAAAGCTGCTGGAGCAGCTTTCCGTACAGGAGTATGTGACCTGTCCGAAGGGATTTTTCTGGAAGCAGGTGTCACGTTCCGAGTGGAACGGCGTATATGAACAGATACTGGATTTACTGGATACGGAAGGGCGTGTATCTGCAAAAAACCTGGTATTTCTGATGGATGAAAAAGAAGAACAGAATGAGGACGGAAGTTCCCGGAGGCTGACGCAGAAAGGCTATTATGAGGTGGCAGAGGGCATCAATTATTTCCATGCATACGACATGTATCAGGTCTATGTGATGGGAAACCGGATGATTGGAATCAGCAGTGAATGCAAAGGGCCGCTGATGCTGAAAAATGTATTTGTACATACCAGCGGTGAGGAAAAAGCAGAGCTGTTGTTTGAACATCAGAAAATTTCTCTGGACATTGCCGGACTGACAGAGAACATCACAAATACCATCTGTGATCTGGAATGGACAGACGGCAGGGTGACGTCAATCTATAAAAAAGAAGATTTGATTTCCGGCAAAGTCCTGAGCTTTAACGAGGAACAGATTGAGATTTCCGGTTATGGAACACTGGAGCATAACGGTGCATTGAAAATATACAAAACGTATGGTACAGTAGAGGAACTGGATGAATCCAAGCTGGTAATCGGAAATCTGAAGGCAGATTTTGTGGTGGCTGATAAACAGGTGTGCGGTATTATTCTGAAAGAACCTGCTTCTATTGAAATTGTCCGGGTTCTGCTGCTGAATGAAGAAGGAACCCCCTACCACGAAGATCCTGTATTTGTGACAGATGCGGGCGGTACCCTTACCATTGGAGACAGAACTCAGCCAATCGAATCAGGACAGCCGGTAAAAGCAGCCGAATTTTTTGAAAAAGATTCCGATTATCTGAAAATCGCACTGGAAAATGAAAATGGACGCATCTATTTTTCCGATGCATCCGGCACTCATACTTCCCTGGGGTATCAGGGTACTATGGAAATCCGGAAATATCCGGAAGGATACGGAACCGTCAATGAACTGTCTCTGGAACAATACCTGTACGGAGTAGTGCCCAGCGAGATGCCTTCTTCCTATGAGAGGGAAGCATTGTGCGTTCAGGCAGTCTGTGCCAGAAGTTATGCATGTATTCAGCTTATGAAAGGCGATTATGCCGCACTGGGCGCCCATGTGGATGACAGTACCAGTTATCAGGTATATAATAAGCAGGAAGGCAATGAACAGACAAAACTTGCAGTGGACGACACCGTCGGAGAAGTGATAAAATATCAGGGAGAAATTGCAGAGGCCTACTTTTTTTCCACTTCCTGCGGACATACGGGAAATATGGGACTGTGGAATACGGAAGAAGGCGGGAAATACGGATATCTGCAGGGAATTTCTCTGCTGACAGACGACAGTGAGCCAGGTCTTGAGGGAGAAGAAAATTTTGCGGAATTTATTAAAAGCAGCGAAGTAAACGCCTACGACAAAGACAGCCCCTATTTTCGCTGGCAGGCAGAAGTATTTCTGAGTAAAAGCGCAGAAGCTATAAATAAAGCAGTAGCAGAGCGGGCCCAGGCCAGTCCGGGAAATGTACAGATTCTGAAACAGGACGGTTCGGAGGGAACCGTTGCGGAACTTCCGGGCTTCGGCGGGGTAAAAGAGCTTTCCGTGGCAGAGCGGGGCGCCGGAGGAGGAATCCGGACCCTGTGCGTGTCCTATGAAAAAGGAACCGTAAATCTGCTGACAGAATATAATATACGCTGCGTACTGGGAGCTGCTGCCGTAAATTTAAAGAATCAGGCCGGAGAGACTCTGGATATGCAGCTTCTGCCCAGTGCTTACTGTACCCTCACTCCGGTTCAGGACGGATATGTGCTGTACGGCGGAGGATATGGCCATGGAATTGGTATGAGCCAGAACGGCGCCAACGGAATGGCAAAAGAGGGTATGAGTTATATTGAGATTCTAATGAAGTTTTATCAGAATATTACCATAGAAAACATATATAATGAGGAATAG
- a CDS encoding YihY/virulence factor BrkB family protein, whose product MFWKIVAGVKAFLEECRKDNISAYAAQSAFFIIMSLIPFVMLFISLIQYTPVTESMVMETINRLMPDYIAPFLIGIIHEVYSNSVGIVSAAAVMAVWSAAKGLQCLTNGLNSVYDIEETRNWLLLRFRAILYTLMLVVAIVASLTLMVFGNSLQHLIVKYLPIVADITQGILKLRSLILLAVLMLFFAMLFKMLPNRKTEVRNQLPGSLLGAVGWSLLSFGISVYVDYFNGFSMYGSLTTIILLMLWLYFGVYILLVCAELNKAYEEYQIQKR is encoded by the coding sequence ATGTTTTGGAAAATAGTAGCAGGAGTAAAAGCCTTTCTGGAGGAATGCAGAAAAGATAATATCAGCGCATATGCAGCACAGTCGGCATTTTTTATTATCATGTCTCTGATTCCCTTTGTCATGCTGTTTATATCTCTGATACAGTATACTCCGGTAACGGAAAGCATGGTGATGGAGACCATAAACCGGCTGATGCCCGATTATATCGCACCGTTTCTGATTGGAATTATCCATGAGGTATACAGTAATTCCGTGGGAATTGTATCTGCTGCGGCAGTGATGGCGGTATGGTCTGCGGCCAAAGGACTTCAGTGCCTGACCAATGGGCTGAACAGCGTATATGATATTGAAGAAACCAGAAACTGGCTTCTGTTGCGGTTTCGTGCGATTCTTTATACCCTTATGCTGGTGGTTGCCATTGTGGCGTCTCTGACACTGATGGTATTCGGTAACAGCCTGCAGCATCTGATTGTGAAGTATCTGCCCATTGTGGCGGATATTACACAGGGGATTTTAAAACTCCGCTCCCTGATCCTTCTTGCTGTTCTGATGCTGTTTTTTGCAATGCTGTTTAAAATGCTTCCCAATCGGAAAACAGAAGTCAGAAATCAGCTTCCGGGCAGTCTGCTGGGTGCAGTGGGCTGGTCCCTGCTGTCTTTCGGTATCTCCGTTTATGTGGACTATTTTAACGGATTTTCCATGTACGGCAGCCTGACCACCATTATCCTGTTAATGCTGTGGCTGTATTTCGGCGTATACATTCTGCTGGTATGTGCAGAACTCAACAAAGCTTATGAAGAATATCAGATACAAAAGAGGTAA